One stretch of Tepidibacter hydrothermalis DNA includes these proteins:
- a CDS encoding helix-turn-helix domain-containing protein, giving the protein MCYRVLMKRERKRKHLSQEQFSILLNVSQSDISEWEAGKRQIPIDIKKRIPDILDSSRLRLEIVNELDADLIVTPYYSGIKSDLIRLIAKNIEEEEESIKAQKELFNIVLENMTGKEYTKEQIEKISDLMEQIADPVGWKRMLLVGVEEEIGIPIKSINKRIQRKVISKSYAQTRGRH; this is encoded by the coding sequence ATGTGCTATAGGGTTCTAATGAAGAGAGAAAGGAAAAGAAAGCACTTAAGCCAAGAGCAATTTTCAATCTTATTGAATGTATCTCAATCGGATATATCAGAATGGGAAGCAGGTAAAAGGCAAATCCCAATAGATATAAAAAAGAGGATACCTGACATATTGGATAGCAGCAGACTAAGGCTTGAAATCGTAAATGAACTAGATGCAGATTTAATTGTTACACCATACTACTCAGGGATTAAGAGTGACTTAATAAGACTTATAGCAAAGAACATTGAAGAGGAAGAAGAATCCATTAAAGCACAAAAGGAACTGTTCAATATAGTACTGGAGAATATGACAGGTAAGGAATACACCAAGGAACAAATCGAAAAGATAAGTGATTTGATGGAACAAATAGCTGATCCAGTTGGATGGAAGAGAATGCTCTTAGTAGGAGTTGAAGAAGAAATAGGAATTCCTATTAAAAGTATAAATAAACGAATTCAAAGAAAGGTAATTTCTAAATCATATGCTCAAACGAGAGGAAGGCATTAA
- a CDS encoding helix-turn-helix domain-containing protein, producing the protein MKIENSILENQSNQESLKLLKVKEVAQILRVNVNKVYDLIRKGHITALKLGDLKVTRFELTRFINEASGKDFTDLDNIKNFNPSEDFS; encoded by the coding sequence ATGAAAATCGAAAATAGCATATTAGAAAATCAATCAAATCAAGAGTCACTAAAACTTTTAAAAGTGAAAGAGGTAGCTCAAATTTTAAGAGTTAATGTAAATAAAGTGTATGACCTTATAAGAAAAGGACATATAACAGCATTAAAATTAGGAGATTTAAAAGTTACAAGATTTGAACTTACACGATTTATAAATGAAGCCAGTGGAAAAGACTTCACAGATCTTGATAATATTAAAAACTTTAATCCAAGTGAAGATTTTTCATAA
- a CDS encoding helix-turn-helix transcriptional regulator, with translation MRKNLKNEREKLGLTQAQLAKILGVARTTYTNIELGLKNPSFSLALKIKKELKAKDDNIFLKTNVPKRNKNRRLA, from the coding sequence GTGAGAAAAAATTTAAAAAATGAAAGAGAAAAACTTGGGTTAACACAAGCTCAATTAGCAAAAATATTAGGAGTTGCAAGGACTACATATACAAATATAGAATTGGGATTAAAAAATCCATCATTTAGTCTTGCGTTAAAAATAAAAAAAGAATTAAAAGCTAAAGATGATAATATTTTTTTAAAAACTAATGTCCCAAAAAGAAACAAAAACCGTAGATTAGCCTAA
- a CDS encoding helix-turn-helix domain-containing protein: MAFAERMKQLRKEKGLTQEELAVIISKNRSTIAGYETERKEPDHDTLKKIADYFEVSIDYLLGQSDIKTTTNIETKAYHNLDVGGLSEEAIKQIEDYIEFVKQKYNPDGTLKKK, translated from the coding sequence TTGGCTTTTGCAGAAAGAATGAAGCAACTTAGAAAAGAAAAAGGTCTAACTCAAGAAGAGTTAGCTGTAATAATAAGCAAAAACCGTTCTACTATTGCAGGTTATGAAACGGAAAGAAAAGAACCTGATCATGATACATTAAAGAAAATAGCAGACTATTTTGAAGTATCAATAGACTATCTATTAGGACAAAGTGATATAAAAACTACTACTAATATAGAAACCAAAGCCTATCACAATCTTGATGTAGGTGGATTATCAGAAGAAGCTATCAAACAGATTGAAGACTATATTGAATTTGTTAAGCAAAAATATAATCCTGATGGTACATTAAAGAAAAAATAA
- a CDS encoding ImmA/IrrE family metallo-endopeptidase — MISTEKLETILDKCQILKLYAPLPESVLGYYYCHKDYYIILINENIRNNERLYRAVLAEEIGHYRTTIGDITPRKYMCYNERIELDKKELAALKWATDFLVPTDKLIDTIKNKIGFTFNELVDYFYVTEEFLMLKFKFMAKQKITWELDDKMYLCLHSLPTVSIFAKM, encoded by the coding sequence ATGATTTCAACAGAAAAGTTAGAAACTATCTTAGATAAGTGCCAAATATTAAAACTATATGCTCCTCTACCAGAATCAGTATTGGGATATTATTACTGTCATAAAGATTATTACATAATTTTAATAAATGAAAATATAAGAAATAATGAAAGATTATACAGAGCTGTATTAGCTGAGGAAATTGGCCATTATAGAACTACTATAGGAGATATTACTCCTAGAAAGTATATGTGTTATAACGAAAGGATTGAACTTGATAAAAAAGAATTAGCTGCATTAAAGTGGGCTACTGATTTTTTAGTTCCTACAGATAAGCTTATTGATACTATAAAAAATAAAATTGGTTTTACTTTTAATGAATTAGTAGATTATTTCTATGTTACTGAGGAGTTTTTGATGTTAAAGTTTAAATTTATGGCTAAGCAGAAGATTACTTGGGAGCTTGATGATAAGATGTATTTATGTTTACATAGTTTACCTACAGTTAGTATTTTCGCAAAAATGTAA
- a CDS encoding DUF1848 domain-containing protein — protein MILSVSRRTDIPAFYSDWFFYRLKEGYVYVKNPFNTKQISKIELNTHIVDCFVFWTKDPLPMMNRLDELREYNYYFQFTLTSYRKDVETNIRSKKDIIKTFKTLSNNIGKEKVIWRYDPILINDFYTKEYHYKWFEKFASELSNYTNKCVISFLDLYKKTERNTKELNIIKLNEKDIYEIAERFSNIGKEYNIDIETCSEAIDLSHYGIKKGKCIDDTLISEIIDSKIDIKKDDTQREVCGCVKSVDIGQYNTCKHNCLYCYANFNYKQVEQNSNKHIKKSPLLVGVPCGDEKITVRKLKSIKSNKKDGIIQLKLNI, from the coding sequence ATGATTTTAAGTGTTAGTAGAAGAACCGATATACCAGCATTTTATAGTGATTGGTTTTTTTATAGATTAAAGGAAGGATATGTATATGTTAAAAATCCATTCAATACTAAACAAATAAGCAAGATAGAGTTAAATACTCATATCGTAGATTGTTTTGTTTTTTGGACAAAAGATCCTTTACCAATGATGAATAGATTAGATGAATTAAGAGAGTATAATTATTACTTCCAATTTACTTTAACATCTTATAGAAAAGATGTTGAAACTAATATTAGAAGTAAAAAGGATATAATTAAAACGTTTAAAACGCTATCGAATAATATAGGTAAAGAAAAAGTCATATGGAGATATGATCCTATTCTTATAAATGATTTTTATACTAAAGAATATCATTATAAATGGTTTGAGAAATTTGCATCTGAATTAAGCAACTATACAAATAAATGTGTAATAAGTTTTTTAGATTTATATAAAAAGACAGAAAGAAATACTAAAGAGTTAAATATAATTAAATTAAATGAAAAAGATATATATGAAATAGCAGAACGCTTTTCAAATATAGGAAAAGAATATAATATAGATATAGAAACATGTTCAGAAGCTATTGATTTAAGTCATTATGGAATAAAAAAAGGAAAATGTATAGATGATACATTAATATCAGAAATTATAGATTCAAAAATTGATATAAAAAAAGATGATACTCAAAGAGAGGTATGTGGTTGTGTTAAAAGTGTTGATATAGGACAGTATAATACATGTAAACATAATTGTTTATATTGTTATGCAAACTTTAATTACAAACAAGTTGAGCAAAACAGCAACAAGCATATTAAGAAGTCACCGCTATTAGTTGGAGTTCCCTGTGGAGATGAAAAAATAACTGTTCGTAAATTAAAATCAATAAAAAGTAACAAGAAAGATGGCATTATTCAGTTGAAACTTAATATATAA
- a CDS encoding endonuclease NucS domain-containing protein, whose amino-acid sequence MEYTFPFEKHLRDFIVQNLDTIKFRGKTLNLYVDDNETDGVEYRTGVGIIDVLAVDEEGNFVIFELKLSRGNDATLGQVLRYMGWVETHISNGKKVSGIIVAKSIDEKLKYAVSQIKNVSLFEYEIDFKIEEAKI is encoded by the coding sequence TTGGAGTATACATTTCCATTTGAAAAGCATCTTAGAGATTTTATTGTACAGAACTTAGATACCATTAAATTTAGAGGAAAAACTTTAAACTTATATGTTGATGATAATGAAACGGATGGAGTAGAATATAGAACAGGTGTTGGGATTATAGATGTATTAGCGGTTGATGAAGAAGGGAATTTCGTAATATTTGAATTAAAACTTAGTAGAGGAAATGATGCAACTCTTGGACAGGTTCTAAGATATATGGGCTGGGTAGAAACGCATATTTCAAATGGAAAAAAAGTTTCAGGAATTATTGTAGCAAAGAGCATAGATGAAAAATTAAAATATGCGGTATCACAGATTAAAAATGTTAGTTTATTTGAATACGAGATTGATTTTAAGATTGAAGAAGCTAAAATATGA
- a CDS encoding DUF7669 domain-containing protein produces the protein MSYRPYVWQMVKEAMDNIGEKATYSEIKKYIHSKYDNVNDNTINCQIIVCTVNHRTRIHYPENKKSRIANTKYDYLYTIGRGEVEKYRPDKHGIWEIKEDETGKLIVALRENVNEKIENTNKNGIFEKKKRWSIHFHLKSILEILLYRT, from the coding sequence ATGAGTTATAGGCCATACGTATGGCAAATGGTTAAGGAAGCTATGGATAATATTGGAGAAAAAGCAACGTATTCTGAAATTAAGAAATATATTCATAGTAAATATGATAATGTCAATGATAATACAATAAATTGTCAGATTATTGTTTGTACAGTAAATCATAGAACTAGAATTCATTATCCTGAAAATAAAAAATCAAGAATAGCAAATACAAAATATGATTATTTATATACAATTGGCAGAGGTGAAGTTGAAAAATATAGACCAGATAAACATGGAATATGGGAAATAAAAGAAGATGAAACTGGAAAGTTAATTGTTGCTTTGAGAGAAAATGTAAATGAGAAAATAGAAAATACTAATAAAAATGGTATATTTGAAAAAAAGAAGCGTTGGAGTATACATTTCCATTTGAAAAGCATCTTAGAGATTTTATTGTACAGAACTTAG
- a CDS encoding SIR2 family protein has product MRKEIENMINIIKQESQQNKLVIFIGAGVSNNSGYKSWNDIIKIFDTEMEYSHDQNKQYSTDELLKIPQYFYNENSIRYKEILKNNYGKLPPTTNPIVDLLLELNPHHIITTNFDCLIEMSLAKNNIYGCPVGDDLSKYKVISKDSDLISAPKTNFLIKMHGDLDNFEHMVLKEDDYLKYSNTHILIETYIKSLLIDHTFLFVGYRLGDYNLKLIMSWVEYIIQKYDNDCSQLRKQHYFINPNLQPLNKFEKEYYKKKNIFIIEAEQIPEKYLKLDIDYIDHPLGKNLYRTCKYIVDDNRYNKDIDDIYDSLQWVKNIDMITSEDLFRVLECFYPWDSCVNNIFYYNPQYTSQSLKEVISLLKSEIKSEKINFIKSVFVKSGILQLYDKLNDCKFDISGNNRHTITPLMFNFDFKGIKNLKDSLSNSSNPIDILKFTYLQCYFWGEDEEMKELMESLLPIFKQCKDYFHLIIIEHNLFVTLQSDRAKYKNITNVLQEDIKNRYSTLLDYLDGFESLYSEVAITKTKTSDRLNPYYHSVTTEFGEKNISYKKLKTRLNDILKYLFENCIITNRYQGANCELSKLKDIFYEYIDLSLCFISPKSNMRIVDKKTGDQYERTLLNENDIFIAIYYLKPQQLRFLFEKHNINNICATEKVKNYILNSLENMISSLDVVLPLNTSKTVDILENFLIVIEKVLYEESKYNYIFKKIISIFEKIIKVNNDYEYNMCFNFILSLMEYINRILQKHSKVISENILKSFIESFIESFINNDLEQNKYYIAFIDRIHLLGNMSGFLDYYYNCYLEFDLSSEFNVYCKNNLMVYYDDFIIQIYPILNLNLRCEINSYLQSKIEVLSLKQMYQALINKGLEYNDAVKNRLIVLCRNNILGKSENLYNTNNPLYSIARLTEQGIIKDIFSYREFLGIFHFFDFVCFPEKFDFHHFDVSWSSWMTLDKYANIGIKHASDILKTKYKSAMENGPTEIVKAIYYKYFYENNKQ; this is encoded by the coding sequence ATGAGAAAAGAAATAGAAAATATGATAAACATAATAAAGCAAGAATCACAGCAAAATAAACTGGTTATATTTATAGGCGCTGGAGTTTCGAATAATTCTGGATATAAATCGTGGAATGATATTATAAAGATATTTGATACAGAAATGGAATATTCGCATGATCAGAATAAGCAGTATAGTACAGATGAACTTTTAAAAATTCCTCAATATTTTTATAATGAAAATTCGATTAGATATAAAGAAATTCTCAAAAACAATTATGGAAAGTTACCGCCAACAACTAATCCTATAGTTGATCTATTACTTGAACTAAATCCTCATCATATAATTACAACGAATTTTGATTGTTTAATTGAAATGTCATTAGCTAAGAATAATATTTATGGATGTCCTGTTGGTGATGATTTAAGTAAATACAAGGTTATTTCTAAAGATAGTGATTTAATTTCAGCTCCAAAAACAAATTTTTTAATAAAGATGCATGGAGATTTAGATAATTTTGAACATATGGTTTTAAAAGAGGATGATTATTTAAAGTATTCTAACACACATATTTTAATTGAAACTTATATTAAGTCTCTTCTTATAGATCATACATTTTTATTTGTCGGTTATAGGTTAGGTGATTATAATTTAAAACTTATTATGTCTTGGGTAGAATATATAATACAAAAGTATGATAATGATTGCAGTCAACTAAGAAAGCAACACTATTTTATTAATCCAAATTTACAACCACTTAATAAATTTGAAAAAGAATATTATAAGAAAAAAAATATTTTTATTATTGAAGCTGAACAAATACCTGAAAAATATCTAAAATTGGATATTGACTATATTGATCATCCACTTGGGAAAAATTTATATAGGACTTGTAAATATATTGTAGATGATAATAGGTATAATAAAGATATTGATGATATCTATGATTCTTTACAGTGGGTTAAAAATATAGATATGATTACTTCGGAAGACTTATTTAGAGTATTAGAGTGTTTTTATCCTTGGGATTCTTGTGTAAATAATATATTTTATTATAATCCACAATACACTTCACAATCTCTAAAAGAAGTTATTTCTTTGTTAAAAAGTGAAATAAAGTCAGAAAAAATTAATTTCATTAAAAGTGTTTTTGTTAAATCTGGGATATTACAACTATATGATAAATTAAATGATTGTAAATTTGATATAAGTGGTAACAATAGGCATACTATTACTCCTTTAATGTTTAATTTTGATTTTAAAGGTATAAAAAATCTTAAAGATAGTTTATCTAATTCATCTAATCCTATTGATATTTTGAAATTTACATATCTGCAATGTTACTTTTGGGGAGAAGATGAAGAAATGAAAGAATTAATGGAAAGTCTTTTACCTATATTTAAACAATGTAAAGATTATTTTCACCTAATAATTATCGAACATAATTTATTTGTCACTCTTCAATCTGATAGAGCCAAATATAAAAATATAACGAATGTATTACAAGAAGATATTAAAAATAGATATTCAACACTACTAGATTATTTAGATGGATTTGAGTCTTTATATTCAGAAGTCGCTATTACTAAAACTAAAACTTCCGATAGGCTAAACCCATACTATCATAGTGTTACTACAGAATTTGGAGAAAAAAATATCTCTTATAAAAAATTGAAAACTCGCTTAAATGATATTTTGAAATACCTTTTTGAAAATTGCATTATAACGAATAGATATCAGGGGGCAAATTGTGAATTATCGAAATTAAAAGATATTTTTTATGAATACATTGATTTATCACTATGCTTTATTTCTCCTAAAAGCAATATGCGAATAGTTGATAAAAAAACAGGAGATCAATACGAAAGAACATTATTAAATGAAAATGATATATTTATTGCAATTTATTATTTAAAACCACAACAATTACGTTTTTTATTTGAAAAACATAATATTAATAATATATGTGCAACAGAAAAAGTGAAAAATTATATACTTAATTCCCTTGAAAATATGATTAGTTCATTAGATGTTGTACTGCCCCTTAATACAAGTAAAACAGTAGATATTTTAGAAAACTTTTTAATTGTTATTGAGAAAGTATTATATGAGGAAAGTAAATATAATTATATTTTCAAGAAAATTATTAGTATATTTGAAAAAATAATAAAAGTAAATAATGATTATGAGTATAACATGTGTTTCAATTTTATTTTAAGTCTAATGGAATATATAAATAGAATTCTACAAAAGCATAGTAAAGTAATATCTGAAAATATACTAAAATCATTTATTGAATCATTTATTGAATCATTTATTAATAATGATTTGGAGCAGAATAAGTATTATATTGCATTTATAGATCGGATTCATTTATTAGGAAATATGAGTGGATTTTTAGATTACTATTATAACTGCTATTTAGAATTTGATCTATCCAGTGAATTTAATGTTTATTGTAAAAATAATTTAATGGTATATTATGACGATTTTATAATTCAAATATATCCTATACTTAATTTAAACTTAAGATGTGAAATAAATAGCTATTTACAAAGCAAAATAGAGGTTCTTTCATTAAAACAAATGTACCAAGCTTTGATTAATAAAGGATTAGAGTATAATGATGCAGTGAAAAATCGTCTTATTGTTCTATGCCGTAATAATATATTAGGAAAATCAGAAAATCTATATAATACAAATAATCCTCTGTATTCAATAGCAAGGCTTACTGAACAAGGAATAATCAAAGATATTTTTTCATATAGAGAATTCCTTGGAATATTTCATTTTTTTGATTTTGTATGTTTTCCTGAAAAATTTGATTTTCATCACTTTGATGTATCTTGGAGCTCATGGATGACACTTGATAAATATGCTAATATAGGAATAAAACATGCTAGTGATATATTGAAAACTAAGTACAAATCAGCAATGGAAAATGGACCAACAGAAATAGTCAAGGCCATATATTATAAATATTTTTATGAAAATAATAAACAATAA
- a CDS encoding CPCC family cysteine-rich protein, translating to MKTCPCCGYKTLEDNSIYDICEICYWEDDPIQFINPDYIGGANTTSLRQAQKNFIHIGACDKDCLDVVRKITEKDAKDLNWKPLCRISEL from the coding sequence ATGAAAACTTGTCCATGTTGCGGATATAAGACGCTAGAGGATAATTCTATATATGATATATGCGAAATATGTTATTGGGAAGATGATCCAATCCAATTTATTAATCCAGATTATATAGGAGGCGCAAATACAACATCTTTAAGACAAGCGCAGAAGAACTTTATCCATATTGGAGCATGTGATAAAGACTGTTTAGATGTAGTAAGAAAGATAACAGAAAAAGATGCAAAAGACCTTAATTGGAAACCTTTATGTAGAATAAGTGAATTGTAA
- a CDS encoding P-loop NTPase fold protein, which produces MEHSLITNFVKHLNIKGENKSEIEKILIDYISKSEGIFSLSPNYRNRILSVNSDKFLEDQIFNMLSMETINVIIGSAGTGKSYLIRKMFMKILENRMAMLPIFISLRSFIYQDIQKYIEKEVFNNLLDNNEVHDFLSKNKFILMLDGLDECINQIDIENIIIDFMLKYKNSIVVITSRHKMDSKLKNIKYIALNSSLEEGLNSINQNLYNEIMKENILKNPLLRDLLKSPLMVSLINKTFNRYDIIPDETGKIIDLFIHDILIYDDEINNRLNVSRKELIYIFAHLAYTLLLNDKDIFSMNDIKEIISKHKVNETEFLRYFPNTQLIYKEEDLFSFVHKSLQEYFAAIYIYNLDDDNKNIILNNIKDKNSQLGKLLEEYINSIDEKNFEESKESKTKGRHFRIIDRQDVDPVIEAKEIANEYSELIKRLKSEKGMMLGIFGNWGRGKTFLMDLIWKNLKEDNNPKYIRIDFHPWKYQDTPASWVYLYECFVNQYLESNKKYQVYVKNLKINLKSQGVSKLFIFLLYVGVAGISAIGLDKYLFTRVKAILIALGVGGFSTMTYICSKFKNSALKLFKEYSKNNNFTKYLGIQAEIQKELKILLDVWMKNKKNDKIILFVDDLDRCKEERIIEIIDSLRIMLEDEEILKKVIVVVAIDDRILKNVIKNKYSTLISEENKNNMMREYFDKLFISAVKLGSLKDSEILDLLNEYTKGKIDNSSNNNTDNKNINKKENNYGSENLISYEGNKSLNLSNDKNSVKAKDEATIAIEHDDKDSMTINNDYEITSSEYDILNKYIISIKDVTPRKIRIFYYRYLLGRNLLLDRLKKLNLIEKWTDDYQSIVLELMVRYTNDISLLQRESENLKTNEEMKLFDNEDKYDRQIIEEIIRIIDIVIAY; this is translated from the coding sequence ATGGAGCATTCATTAATTACTAATTTTGTTAAACATTTAAATATAAAAGGTGAAAATAAAAGTGAAATAGAGAAGATTTTAATTGACTATATAAGTAAATCTGAAGGTATTTTCTCATTATCACCAAATTATAGAAACAGAATATTGTCTGTAAATAGTGATAAGTTTTTAGAAGATCAGATTTTTAATATGCTTTCAATGGAAACAATAAATGTAATTATTGGATCTGCAGGAACCGGTAAAAGTTATTTAATAAGAAAAATGTTTATGAAAATACTGGAAAATAGAATGGCGATGTTGCCTATATTTATTAGCTTACGATCATTTATATATCAGGATATACAAAAATATATTGAAAAAGAAGTATTTAATAACTTACTAGATAATAATGAAGTGCATGATTTTTTATCTAAGAATAAATTTATACTAATGTTAGATGGATTAGATGAATGTATTAATCAAATAGATATTGAGAATATTATAATTGATTTTATGTTAAAATACAAAAACTCAATTGTAGTAATTACATCAAGACACAAAATGGATTCAAAACTTAAAAATATAAAATATATTGCGTTAAATAGTTCCTTAGAAGAGGGTTTAAACTCTATCAATCAAAATTTATATAATGAAATAATGAAGGAGAATATACTTAAAAATCCTTTGCTAAGAGACTTACTAAAGAGTCCTTTGATGGTTTCACTCATAAATAAGACATTTAATAGGTATGATATAATTCCAGATGAAACAGGTAAAATCATAGATTTATTTATACACGATATACTAATATATGATGACGAAATTAATAATAGATTAAATGTGAGTAGAAAAGAACTTATATATATATTTGCTCATTTAGCATATACTTTATTATTGAATGACAAAGATATTTTTTCAATGAATGATATTAAAGAAATAATTTCAAAACATAAAGTAAATGAAACTGAATTTCTAAGATATTTTCCGAACACGCAATTAATCTATAAAGAAGAGGACTTATTTAGCTTTGTACATAAAAGTTTACAAGAATATTTTGCGGCTATATATATATATAATTTGGATGATGATAATAAAAATATTATTTTAAATAATATCAAAGATAAAAATAGTCAGTTAGGTAAACTATTAGAAGAATACATAAATAGTATAGATGAAAAGAATTTTGAAGAAAGTAAAGAATCAAAAACAAAGGGGAGACATTTTAGAATTATAGATAGACAAGATGTTGATCCAGTAATAGAAGCTAAAGAAATTGCTAATGAGTATTCTGAGTTAATAAAAAGATTAAAAAGTGAAAAAGGTATGATGTTAGGTATATTTGGAAATTGGGGAAGGGGAAAGACTTTTCTGATGGATTTAATATGGAAAAATTTGAAGGAGGATAATAATCCGAAATATATTAGGATAGATTTTCACCCATGGAAGTATCAAGATACACCCGCAAGTTGGGTTTACCTTTATGAATGCTTTGTTAACCAGTATTTAGAATCTAATAAAAAATATCAAGTATATGTTAAAAATCTAAAAATAAACTTAAAAAGTCAAGGAGTATCAAAATTATTTATATTTTTATTGTATGTAGGGGTTGCTGGTATATCGGCTATAGGATTAGACAAATATTTATTTACTAGAGTAAAGGCTATTTTAATAGCCCTTGGTGTTGGTGGATTTAGCACAATGACATATATATGTTCAAAATTTAAGAATTCAGCTTTGAAACTATTTAAAGAATACTCAAAAAATAATAATTTTACGAAATATTTAGGTATCCAAGCTGAGATACAAAAAGAATTGAAAATATTACTAGATGTATGGATGAAGAATAAAAAAAATGATAAGATAATATTATTTGTTGATGACTTAGATAGATGTAAAGAAGAAAGAATAATTGAAATTATTGACTCCTTAAGAATTATGTTAGAAGATGAAGAAATTCTTAAAAAGGTAATTGTAGTGGTTGCAATTGATGATAGAATTTTAAAAAATGTAATAAAAAATAAATATAGTACTTTAATAAGCGAAGAAAATAAAAATAATATGATGAGAGAATATTTTGATAAATTATTCATTAGTGCTGTAAAATTAGGTTCGTTAAAAGATTCAGAAATATTAGATCTATTAAATGAATATACCAAGGGAAAAATAGATAATAGTAGTAATAATAATACAGATAATAAGAATATTAATAAAAAAGAGAATAACTATGGATCTGAAAATTTGATTTCATACGAAGGTAATAAGAGTTTAAACTTATCGAATGATAAGAATTCAGTAAAAGCAAAAGATGAAGCAACAATTGCTATTGAACATGATGATAAAGATTCTATGACCATTAATAATGACTATGAAATAACATCTTCTGAGTATGACATTCTGAACAAGTATATAATAAGTATAAAAGATGTTACGCCTAGAAAAATAAGAATATTTTATTATAGATATTTATTAGGTAGAAATTTACTATTAGATAGATTAAAAAAATTAAACTTGATAGAAAAATGGACAGATGATTATCAATCAATAGTATTAGAATTAATGGTTAGATATACAAATGATATATCATTATTACAAAGAGAATCTGAAAATTTAAAAACCAACGAGGAAATGAAATTATTTGATAATGAAGATAAATATGATAGGCAGATAATAGAAGAAATAATTAGAATAATTGATATTGTTATAGCTTATTAA